The Bacteroidales bacterium genome includes the window ACGTTATGAAAAATCGGGGTATATGGTTTTGGAAGAAAATTCGGCAATACTCACAGAAAGAGGTTTTTTTATTTCCGATAGAATTATTAGCGATATGTTTGTTGACAAATAAAGAATTGACTAAAACGTTATTCTAACAAAGTTCTAAAATTCAACTATTTCATAGAAATTAGCAAGCAGATTATGAAGCGTTATTTGTTAATTATTTTTACAACAGTTGCTCTTCTATTAGGATATACGAGTGATATATTTTCACAATCAAATCACACTGATTTACAGGATATTGACTTCTTTAATCTCTTGGTATCCACACCAAATTCAGTTATTTTGGATGTTCAGACTGCGAAAGAGTTTAAAAAATGTCATATCGCTAATGCTATTAGTGCCCCCCAAAAAAAAATATTGCTTAAAATTTGCGATACATTGAGCATAGAGAGTGATATTTTTATCTACTGTTTTCATGGGGAGAGAAGCCTGTTTTGTCAAACACTGCTCGATAGTTTGGGGTTTATAAATGTCCACAATCTCAAAAATGGCTTAGACCCTGCATTACAAAATCCAATCATGAACCAATACAAATCTTTAATCTATTTTAAGGAATAACCTCCTAAGTTCTCCAAACTATCTCAACAATTGAAATTACTCATATACAATAATATATAGGTTATATTTGTTTTATATTAGCGAATGTTTTATATTCGTTTGGTAAAACTGATAGCAAAAAGCAGATCTCACGATAAACGTAAAATGATATGAAACAAATACAAATTTCTCTGATTCTCGTACTTATTTCAACAATAAGTACATTTGGACAAAATTTTCAAACCATAAGTTCCGACCGGATAGCTTTTTTTGAGAATGAGTACAACAACGTCAAAGCTGTTCGGATTGACTCTGTAAAGTATCAAAACGATTCTCTGTTATACCCTTTTACTACCATACAACAATTGGATTATGATTGCTTCTCTCCACTTGAAGCTTCATGGATTGGGAAAAGCGTGATAATAAAAGATAATGGGCTAAATGGGTTCATTAATAAAATGGGAGATACTATATCTATAAAAACCGATGCTAATTTGGGAGATACATGGATTGCCTACGCACTACAAGATTCTCTTACAATCGAAGCATCTGTAGTAAGCTATGATACGTTGACATTCATAGGAATTACCGACTCCGTAAAAACAATTAATTTTCAGGTTTATG containing:
- a CDS encoding rhodanese-like domain-containing protein, producing MKRYLLIIFTTVALLLGYTSDIFSQSNHTDLQDIDFFNLLVSTPNSVILDVQTAKEFKKCHIANAISAPQKKILLKICDTLSIESDIFIYCFHGERSLFCQTLLDSLGFINVHNLKNGLDPALQNPIMNQYKSLIYFKE